From the Blattabacterium cuenoti genome, one window contains:
- the rpsL gene encoding 30S ribosomal protein S12 — protein sequence MPTIQQLIRKGRKTPNKKRKSIALDFCPQKKGVCTRVYTTTPKKPNSAMRKVARVRFTNGKEVISYITGEGHNLQEHSIVLVKGGRVKDLPGVKYKIVRGARDAAGVNGRKKSRSKYGAKMDKKNKIVNEKN from the coding sequence ATGCCTACAATACAACAATTAATTAGAAAAGGTAGAAAAACTCCAAATAAAAAACGTAAATCTATTGCATTAGACTTTTGTCCACAAAAAAAAGGAGTTTGTACTAGAGTATATACTACTACTCCTAAAAAACCTAATTCTGCTATGAGAAAAGTAGCTAGAGTACGCTTTACAAACGGAAAAGAAGTAATTAGTTATATAACTGGAGAAGGACATAATCTTCAAGAACATTCCATTGTTTTAGTGAAAGGAGGAAGAGTAAAAGATTTACCAGGAGTAAAATATAAAATAGTTAGAGGAGCAAGAGATGCCGCCGGAGTAAATGGTAGGAAAAAAAGTAGAAGCAAATATGGAGCTAAAATGGATAAAAAAAATAAAATAGTAAATGAGAAAAATTAA